One genomic segment of Streptomyces sp. TLI_146 includes these proteins:
- a CDS encoding amino acid ABC transporter ATP-binding protein: MSGVSVAKDAEDAAPASGDLVVLSNVNKHFGALHVLQDIDLTIARGEVVVVIGPSGSGKSTLCRTINRLETIDSGAISIDGKPLPQEGRELARLRADVGMVFQSFNLFAHKTVLENVMLGQTKVRRTEKKQAEAKGRALLDRVGVGTQADKYPAQLSGGQQQRVAIARALAMDPKVMLFDEPTSALDPEMINEVLEVMQQLARDGMTMIVVTHEMGFARSAANRVVFMADGKIVEEATPDQFFSNPRSDRAKDFLSKILHH, translated from the coding sequence ATGAGCGGAGTATCAGTGGCCAAGGACGCCGAGGACGCGGCACCCGCGTCGGGCGACCTGGTCGTGCTGAGCAACGTCAACAAGCACTTCGGCGCGCTGCACGTGCTCCAGGACATCGACCTGACGATCGCGCGCGGCGAGGTCGTCGTCGTGATCGGACCGTCGGGGTCCGGAAAGTCCACGCTGTGCCGCACCATCAACCGCCTGGAGACGATCGACTCCGGGGCGATATCGATCGACGGGAAGCCGCTGCCGCAGGAGGGCCGCGAACTGGCCCGGCTCCGCGCCGACGTCGGCATGGTCTTCCAGTCGTTCAACCTCTTCGCGCACAAGACCGTGCTGGAGAACGTCATGCTGGGCCAGACCAAGGTCCGCAGGACGGAGAAGAAGCAGGCCGAGGCCAAGGGCCGCGCCCTGCTCGACCGGGTCGGCGTGGGCACCCAGGCCGACAAGTACCCGGCGCAGCTGTCCGGCGGACAGCAGCAACGCGTCGCCATCGCACGCGCGTTGGCGATGGACCCGAAGGTCATGCTCTTCGACGAGCCCACCTCCGCGCTCGACCCGGAGATGATCAACGAGGTCCTGGAAGTCATGCAGCAGCTGGCGCGCGACGGCATGACGATGATCGTCGTCACCCATGAGATGGGCTTCGCCCGCTCCGCCGCCAACCGCGTCGTCTTCATGGCCGACGGCAAGATCGTCGAAGAGGCCACGCCCGACCAGTTCTTCAGCAACCCGCGCAGCGACCGGGCCAAGGACTTCCTGTCGAAGATCCTTCACCACTGA
- a CDS encoding glutamate ABC transporter substrate-binding protein produces the protein MKLRQSAAFAAIAVLALTATACGGKSGSAGDKQAAKPGQSGAPQLPTYTVAKDVTVDSPTFKAAKARGKLIIGSKADQPYLGFEDQSTKVRSGFDVEIAKMIAADLGFTDKQIEWKTVDSGIRETAISKGQVDYYVGTYTINDKRKKLVGFAGPYYKAGADLLVRKDETSITDKSTVKGKKVCSIVGSTPLQEIKKPEYGAKVVELAKYSDCVQQLLTKQVDAVTTDDSILKGYAAANPGKLKVTGHPFTQEPYGVGMNKDDKALRDFVNTSIEKHVQDGTYKKIYEATLGLSDAKYVAPPAVQRY, from the coding sequence ATGAAGCTCCGCCAGTCCGCCGCCTTCGCGGCGATCGCTGTGCTCGCGCTGACCGCGACCGCCTGCGGCGGCAAGTCCGGCTCCGCGGGCGACAAGCAGGCCGCCAAGCCCGGCCAGTCGGGCGCCCCGCAGCTGCCCACGTACACCGTGGCCAAGGACGTCACCGTCGACTCCCCCACGTTCAAGGCCGCCAAGGCCCGCGGCAAGCTGATCATCGGCTCCAAGGCCGACCAGCCCTACCTCGGCTTCGAGGACCAGTCGACCAAGGTGCGCTCCGGCTTCGACGTCGAGATCGCCAAGATGATCGCCGCCGACCTCGGCTTCACCGACAAGCAGATCGAGTGGAAGACCGTCGACTCCGGCATCCGTGAGACCGCGATCTCCAAGGGCCAGGTCGACTACTACGTAGGCACCTACACGATCAACGACAAGCGCAAGAAGCTGGTCGGCTTCGCGGGCCCGTACTACAAGGCCGGCGCCGACCTGCTGGTCCGCAAGGACGAGACCTCGATCACCGACAAGAGCACGGTCAAGGGCAAGAAGGTCTGCTCGATCGTCGGCTCCACCCCGCTCCAGGAGATCAAGAAGCCGGAGTACGGCGCGAAGGTCGTCGAGCTCGCCAAGTACTCCGACTGCGTGCAGCAGCTGCTGACCAAGCAGGTCGACGCGGTCACCACCGACGACTCGATCCTCAAGGGCTACGCGGCCGCCAACCCCGGCAAGCTCAAGGTGACCGGCCACCCCTTCACCCAGGAGCCGTACGGCGTCGGCATGAACAAGGACGACAAGGCGCTGCGCGACTTCGTCAACACCTCGATCGAGAAGCACGTCCAGGACGGCACCTACAAGAAGATCTACGAGGCGACCCTCGGTCTGTCGGACGCCAAGTACGTCGCCCCGCCGGCCGTCCAGCGCTACTGA
- a CDS encoding putative leader peptide codes for MAGRAVHGRRRGARRCRRPRARGGPHRGHQLTDTGAHGVLRNVTDTDVRLWRRVHMDLVRYAGCVCRPSC; via the coding sequence GTGGCCGGGCGAGCTGTACACGGCCGCCGACGCGGCGCGCGGCGGTGCCGTCGTCCACGCGCGCGTGGAGGACCGCACCGCGGACATCAATTGACCGACACGGGCGCACATGGTGTACTCCGGAACGTGACCGACACCGATGTGCGCCTGTGGCGGAGGGTCCATATGGACCTCGTCCGCTACGCGGGCTGCGTGTGTCGCCCGTCCTGCTGA
- a CDS encoding TAXI family TRAP transporter solute-binding subunit produces the protein MLQALPRVSRRRALQGAVAALVVFGLLLWWLLSLGAARPSGTITFSTGVRTGVYQRYGELLERALADDLPEVDVRLQTSEGSQQNLKRVATGQADFTIATADAVAKYLRDGSVGADRLRGCARLYDDYVQLVVPRDSPVHTTADLRSKRVGIGQPGSGVRLLAQRLMTAAKLDPARDITPVSAGIDTMPELLRTGKIDAFFWSGGLPTTAVLRLSQQDQIRLVPLGDLVTELHAEDGLTGFYRAATMPADAYPQAQRGVAVPTIAVPNLLVTTDRTDPGLTEEFTHTVIRSRDTIGREVHAAQLVDLRTAIYTDPLPLHDGARRYYLSTKP, from the coding sequence ATGCTCCAGGCCCTCCCCCGCGTCAGCCGCCGCCGTGCCCTCCAGGGGGCGGTCGCGGCCCTGGTGGTGTTCGGGCTGCTGCTGTGGTGGCTGCTGTCGCTGGGCGCCGCGCGGCCGTCGGGAACGATCACGTTCAGTACGGGCGTACGGACCGGGGTCTACCAGCGGTACGGCGAGCTGCTCGAGCGGGCGCTCGCCGACGATCTGCCCGAGGTGGACGTCCGGCTCCAGACCAGCGAGGGCTCGCAGCAGAACCTGAAGCGGGTGGCCACCGGGCAGGCCGACTTCACCATCGCGACCGCCGACGCGGTGGCCAAATACCTCCGCGACGGCTCCGTCGGGGCCGACCGGCTGCGCGGCTGCGCCCGCCTCTACGACGACTACGTCCAGCTCGTCGTGCCCCGCGACTCACCGGTGCACACGACGGCGGACCTGCGCTCCAAGCGGGTCGGCATAGGCCAGCCCGGGTCGGGGGTGCGGCTGCTCGCGCAGCGGCTGATGACCGCCGCCAAGCTGGATCCGGCGCGGGACATCACTCCGGTGTCGGCGGGCATCGACACCATGCCGGAGCTGCTGCGGACCGGGAAGATCGACGCGTTCTTCTGGTCGGGCGGGCTGCCCACCACGGCGGTGCTGCGGCTGTCCCAGCAGGACCAGATCCGGCTGGTGCCGCTGGGCGACCTGGTCACCGAGCTGCACGCCGAGGACGGTCTCACCGGTTTCTACCGGGCGGCGACCATGCCCGCCGACGCCTATCCGCAGGCGCAGCGGGGCGTCGCCGTACCGACGATCGCGGTGCCGAACCTGCTGGTCACCACGGACCGCACGGATCCGGGTCTGACCGAGGAGTTCACCCATACGGTGATCCGCAGCAGGGACACCATCGGCCGCGAGGTGCACGCCGCGCAGCTGGTGGACCTGCGCACCGCGATCTACACGGACCCGCTGCCGCTGCACGACGGCGCCCGCCGCTACTACCTCTCGACCAAGCCCTGA
- a CDS encoding HAMP domain-containing sensor histidine kinase yields the protein MRTRLLPLLIFLLALVLMALGFPLAISVASAQQQKVVVDRIDDTARFAALAQFVSAADDKDTSSKERLATLEEELARYHELYGIRAGVFFRNSVAMASAPRGWGVPDDSRGKDAFQEALAGRRSHDPPQVWPWRRGRLVVASPVVREGDVIAVVVTDSPTGHMRSAVLRGWLLIAAGEVAAMLLAVGAAFRLTSWVLRPVRVLDAATHDIATGRMKSRVAVAGGPPELRRLARSFNEMADNVEDVLDQQRAFVADASHQLRNPLSALLLRIELLALELPEGNEEIASVRAEGKRLAQVLDDLLGLALAEHAEADLRLTDIGALAGERVEAWRPLAEDKGVRLTERRAAVTAWADPVALSSALDAVIDNALKFTPEGEEVTVAVAAEGDYSKITVTDLGPGLTDDELSRIGDRFWRSGRHQNVKGSGLGLSISRILLAAGDGTITYAHHEPHGLRVTLRVPRTSPTG from the coding sequence GTGCGTACGCGACTCCTGCCGCTGCTGATCTTCCTGCTCGCCCTCGTCCTGATGGCGCTGGGCTTCCCGCTCGCGATCAGCGTCGCCTCCGCCCAGCAGCAGAAGGTGGTCGTCGACCGGATCGACGACACCGCGCGCTTCGCGGCGCTCGCCCAGTTCGTCAGCGCCGCCGACGACAAGGACACCAGCAGCAAGGAGCGCCTGGCCACCCTGGAGGAGGAACTCGCCCGCTACCACGAGCTGTACGGGATCCGCGCGGGCGTCTTCTTCCGCAACAGCGTGGCCATGGCGAGCGCCCCCCGAGGCTGGGGCGTGCCGGACGACAGTAGGGGCAAGGACGCCTTCCAGGAGGCGCTGGCGGGCCGCAGGAGCCACGATCCGCCCCAGGTGTGGCCGTGGCGGCGCGGACGGCTCGTGGTGGCCTCCCCGGTGGTGCGCGAGGGCGATGTGATCGCCGTGGTGGTCACCGACTCGCCCACCGGGCACATGCGTTCGGCGGTGCTGCGCGGCTGGCTGCTCATCGCGGCGGGCGAGGTGGCGGCGATGCTGCTCGCCGTCGGCGCGGCCTTCCGGCTCACCAGCTGGGTGCTGCGGCCCGTACGCGTCCTGGACGCGGCCACCCACGACATCGCGACCGGGCGCATGAAGTCACGCGTCGCGGTCGCCGGGGGACCTCCGGAACTCAGAAGGCTGGCCCGGTCGTTCAACGAGATGGCGGACAACGTCGAGGACGTGCTGGACCAGCAGCGCGCCTTCGTCGCCGACGCCTCCCACCAGCTGCGCAACCCGCTCTCCGCCCTGCTGTTGCGCATCGAACTCCTCGCGCTCGAACTGCCCGAAGGGAACGAGGAGATCGCCTCGGTGCGCGCCGAGGGAAAGCGCCTGGCCCAGGTGCTCGACGACCTGCTGGGCCTGGCGCTGGCCGAGCACGCCGAGGCGGACCTCCGGCTCACCGACATCGGCGCGCTGGCGGGCGAGCGGGTGGAGGCCTGGCGTCCGCTCGCCGAGGACAAGGGCGTGCGGCTCACCGAGCGGCGGGCCGCCGTCACCGCCTGGGCGGACCCGGTGGCGCTCTCCAGCGCCCTGGACGCCGTCATCGACAACGCACTGAAGTTCACTCCGGAGGGTGAGGAGGTCACGGTCGCCGTCGCCGCCGAAGGCGACTACTCGAAGATCACCGTCACCGACCTCGGACCCGGCCTGACCGACGACGAACTCAGCCGGATCGGGGACCGGTTCTGGCGCTCGGGCCGGCATCAGAACGTGAAGGGCTCGGGCCTGGGCCTGTCCATCTCGCGGATCCTGCTCGCGGCGGGCGACGGCACCATCACGTACGCCCACCACGAGCCGCACGGCCTGCGGGTGACGCTCCGGGTGCCGCGCACCTCGCCGACCGGCTGA
- a CDS encoding amino acid ABC transporter permease, whose amino-acid sequence MSASVLYDAPGPKAVVRNRIYAVLGSLAILALLAVSIVRLSDKGHLAPEMWDIFNYSGIRENIADGVVATLKAFGLAAVGSLVLGVLLAVARLSDHKPVRWAATGFIELFRSIPLLITIYAVWVGFLTDYSMWALALGLSIYNGCVQAEVLRAGVNSVPKGQREAAYALGMSKTQVMVSVLMPQAVRAMLPTIISQLVVTLKDTSLGFIILYPELLQTARLIASNTQVNGQYPYVSTIVVIGCIYVAMCLALSGLATWIERRGRRAKTGITMAPAAAPVTAADPVGAVVGAGAEVPDGRDGTTN is encoded by the coding sequence ATGAGCGCCAGCGTTCTCTACGACGCCCCGGGCCCCAAGGCCGTCGTACGCAACCGGATCTACGCCGTCCTCGGCTCGCTCGCCATCCTCGCGCTGCTCGCCGTGAGCATCGTGCGGCTCTCGGACAAGGGCCATCTCGCCCCCGAGATGTGGGACATCTTCAACTACTCGGGCATCCGGGAGAACATCGCCGACGGCGTCGTCGCCACCCTGAAGGCCTTCGGCCTCGCGGCGGTCGGCTCGCTCGTCCTCGGTGTGCTCCTGGCGGTCGCCCGGCTCTCCGACCACAAGCCGGTCCGCTGGGCCGCGACGGGCTTCATCGAGCTGTTCCGCTCGATCCCGCTGCTGATCACCATCTACGCCGTCTGGGTCGGTTTCCTGACCGACTACTCGATGTGGGCGCTGGCACTCGGCCTGTCGATCTACAACGGCTGCGTCCAGGCCGAGGTGCTGCGCGCGGGCGTCAACTCCGTGCCCAAGGGCCAGCGCGAGGCGGCGTACGCGCTCGGCATGAGCAAGACCCAGGTCATGGTCAGCGTGCTGATGCCGCAGGCGGTCCGGGCGATGCTGCCGACGATCATCAGCCAGCTGGTGGTGACCCTCAAGGACACCTCGCTCGGCTTCATCATCCTCTACCCCGAACTGCTCCAGACGGCCCGTCTGATCGCGAGCAACACCCAGGTCAACGGCCAGTATCCGTACGTGTCGACGATCGTCGTCATCGGCTGCATCTACGTGGCGATGTGCCTGGCGCTCTCCGGGCTCGCCACCTGGATCGAGCGGCGCGGCCGACGTGCGAAGACCGGCATCACCATGGCCCCGGCGGCGGCCCCGGTGACCGCCGCCGACCCGGTCGGTGCGGTCGTGGGCGCCGGTGCCGAAGTGCCCGACGGGCGGGACGGTACGACAAACTGA
- a CDS encoding rhodanese-like domain-containing protein, producing MAVSERPLGIDELLDRVREDLDRVGAREAHDAARAGEALLVDIRYAALRERDGLIPGALVVERNELEWRLDPQGSHRAPEATGHDLRVVVICNEGYASSLAAASLRQLGLHRATDLVGGFQAWRADGLPVTGAAE from the coding sequence CTGGCAGTGAGCGAACGCCCGCTGGGAATCGACGAGTTGCTGGACCGGGTCCGCGAAGACCTGGACCGGGTCGGGGCACGGGAGGCGCACGACGCCGCGCGGGCGGGCGAGGCGCTCCTGGTCGACATCCGGTACGCGGCGCTGCGGGAGCGCGACGGCCTGATCCCCGGAGCGCTCGTGGTCGAGCGCAACGAGCTGGAGTGGCGCCTCGACCCGCAGGGCAGCCACCGCGCCCCGGAGGCCACCGGCCACGATCTGCGGGTCGTGGTGATCTGCAACGAGGGCTACGCGTCGTCCCTCGCGGCGGCGTCCCTGCGCCAGTTGGGGCTGCACCGGGCGACGGACCTGGTCGGCGGCTTCCAGGCGTGGCGCGCGGACGGGCTGCCGGTGACGGGGGCCGCCGAGTGA
- a CDS encoding amino acid ABC transporter permease — protein sequence MNVLLDNFSEFRDGFIGTVEITAVSSVIALVLGLLLAGFRVSPVPPLRFFGTAWVTLLRNTPLTLLFLVFFFVVPEIFFPGMSPFLLGSLALGFYTASFVCETVRSGINTVPLGQAEAARSIGMTFTQTLRLIVLPQATRTVIPPLSSIFIALTKNSAIAGAFSVTELFGWQKLMSDQGYDIVPVFVWVALGYLVVTFAISGAFRLLESRMEVAR from the coding sequence ATGAACGTACTGCTCGACAACTTCTCGGAATTCCGTGACGGCTTCATAGGAACCGTGGAGATCACCGCCGTCAGTTCGGTCATCGCCCTGGTCCTCGGGCTGCTGCTGGCCGGATTCCGGGTCTCGCCGGTGCCGCCGCTGCGCTTCTTCGGCACCGCCTGGGTGACGCTGCTGCGCAACACCCCGCTGACCCTGCTGTTCCTCGTCTTCTTCTTCGTCGTCCCGGAGATCTTCTTCCCCGGGATGAGCCCCTTCCTGCTCGGCTCGCTCGCCCTCGGCTTCTACACGGCCTCCTTCGTGTGCGAGACGGTCAGGTCCGGCATCAACACCGTGCCGCTGGGCCAGGCCGAGGCCGCCCGCTCGATCGGGATGACGTTCACGCAGACCCTGCGCCTGATCGTGCTGCCGCAGGCCACCCGGACCGTCATCCCGCCGCTGAGCTCGATCTTCATCGCGCTCACCAAGAACTCGGCCATCGCCGGCGCCTTCAGCGTCACCGAACTCTTCGGCTGGCAGAAGCTGATGAGCGACCAGGGCTACGACATCGTCCCCGTCTTCGTCTGGGTCGCACTGGGCTACCTGGTCGTCACCTTCGCCATCAGCGGCGCCTTCCGCCTGCTGGAGAGCCGTATGGAGGTCGCCCGATGA
- a CDS encoding cysteine dioxygenase yields the protein MSPSAHPRTPASTHVSLPGPAASAPSQADLLDFARRTAADASLVASLPLDPQGRTWIRLDGPGGSEAWLIGWPPGTGTGWHDHGGSHGAFATAAGTLKEDSLAARLPTEGWKTLELAEDLDRSRNVEAGKGRAFGPHHVHEVRNESTTEHTISVHAYYPPLPLIRRYSRTGAVLRLEHVERPEDWQ from the coding sequence GTGTCGCCTTCCGCGCACCCCCGTACGCCCGCTTCCACCCATGTCTCCCTGCCCGGGCCCGCCGCCTCCGCGCCGAGCCAGGCGGACCTGCTCGACTTCGCCCGCCGCACCGCGGCCGACGCCTCGCTCGTCGCCTCCCTGCCGCTCGACCCGCAGGGCAGGACCTGGATCCGGCTGGACGGCCCCGGCGGCAGCGAGGCCTGGCTGATCGGCTGGCCGCCGGGCACCGGCACCGGCTGGCACGACCACGGCGGCTCCCACGGCGCGTTCGCGACGGCGGCCGGGACGCTCAAGGAGGACTCCCTCGCGGCCAGGCTGCCGACGGAGGGGTGGAAGACGCTGGAACTCGCCGAGGACCTGGACCGTTCACGGAACGTGGAGGCCGGGAAGGGCCGGGCTTTCGGGCCGCACCACGTGCACGAGGTGCGCAACGAGTCGACGACCGAGCACACGATCTCGGTCCACGCGTACTACCCGCCGCTGCCCCTGATCCGGCGCTACAGCCGTACGGGCGCGGTGCTGCGGCTGGAGCACGTCGAGCGCCCGGAGGACTGGCAGTGA
- a CDS encoding FAD-dependent monooxygenase yields MDPVIVVGAGPVGLALALSLAAQKVPSVVLDEGSGGEEPRPVRTAVLRPDTAAFTERLGCAAVRDEGARWTGWRAMRRGTLQRQVSFGDGLDGGPSPVHLPQHALTRDLRDAAAASRLVQLAPRSRLDALEQDDNGVAAHTTDPGATWWRGSYLVGCDGARSTVRKLLDVRFAGRTAVERTAVVALRTELPWPGEALLHRLPPWRTGGDEVTARPLPGGAWRIDWLLPPRAELVTPDALTGRLRDTLAGWCGTTPSYGLLDTGVYTLHHRLARRWRVRRAFLAGDAAHLLGAVGIQGLDEGLRDASNLAWKLAQAWHHGASEVLLDSYQTERRASVAARLRAADQAMPVLRGGGGLRSYIPGAARSHDTLLADGHLGHGPLGAPPAYPHSPLAPPPAEAHAPVGTEVGAPVEDVPVTAPDGSTVALRDRLGRGRLLVVLIAPGTGVWDRRHWLTAGVMPRLAAAVNSLPAEAELLVAEEYPGAAAHSVLLVRPDGHLVTAFAGVWPGELYTAADAARGGAVVHARVEDRTADIN; encoded by the coding sequence GTGGACCCGGTGATCGTCGTCGGCGCCGGTCCGGTCGGACTCGCGCTCGCCCTCTCCCTCGCGGCCCAGAAGGTGCCCTCCGTCGTCCTGGACGAGGGATCCGGCGGCGAGGAGCCCCGCCCGGTCCGTACGGCCGTCCTGCGGCCCGACACGGCCGCCTTCACGGAACGGCTCGGCTGCGCCGCGGTACGCGACGAGGGGGCCCGCTGGACGGGCTGGCGGGCCATGCGGCGGGGCACCCTGCAACGTCAGGTCTCCTTCGGAGACGGTCTCGACGGCGGCCCCTCACCGGTCCATCTGCCCCAGCACGCCCTGACCCGGGACCTGCGGGACGCGGCGGCCGCCTCCCGGCTCGTCCAGCTGGCGCCCCGGAGCCGTCTGGACGCCCTGGAGCAGGACGACAACGGCGTCGCCGCCCACACCACCGACCCGGGCGCCACCTGGTGGCGCGGCAGCTACCTGGTGGGCTGCGACGGCGCCCGCTCCACCGTGCGCAAGCTCCTCGACGTCCGCTTCGCCGGGCGTACGGCGGTGGAGCGGACAGCCGTCGTCGCCCTGCGCACCGAACTGCCCTGGCCGGGCGAGGCGTTGCTGCACCGGCTGCCTCCGTGGCGCACCGGCGGCGACGAGGTGACGGCCCGTCCGCTGCCCGGCGGAGCCTGGCGCATCGACTGGCTGCTGCCGCCCCGCGCCGAACTCGTCACCCCGGACGCGCTGACGGGCCGACTCCGCGACACGCTGGCCGGGTGGTGCGGCACGACCCCGTCGTACGGGCTCCTGGACACCGGTGTGTACACGCTCCACCACCGCCTCGCCCGCCGCTGGCGGGTGCGCCGCGCCTTCCTCGCCGGGGACGCCGCCCACCTGCTGGGCGCGGTCGGCATCCAGGGCCTCGACGAGGGGCTGCGGGACGCCTCGAACCTGGCCTGGAAGCTGGCGCAGGCCTGGCACCACGGCGCCTCCGAAGTACTGCTCGACAGCTACCAGACGGAGCGCCGCGCGAGTGTCGCCGCCCGGCTGCGCGCCGCCGACCAGGCGATGCCGGTCCTGCGCGGCGGCGGAGGGCTGCGGTCGTACATCCCGGGCGCCGCGCGCAGCCACGACACGCTGCTCGCCGACGGCCACCTGGGGCACGGCCCGCTCGGGGCGCCCCCCGCCTACCCGCACTCCCCCCTCGCACCCCCACCCGCCGAGGCGCACGCACCGGTCGGCACTGAAGTGGGAGCACCGGTCGAGGACGTCCCCGTCACGGCTCCGGACGGATCCACGGTGGCACTGCGCGACCGGCTGGGCCGGGGACGGCTCCTGGTGGTCCTCATCGCACCCGGCACCGGCGTCTGGGACCGGCGGCACTGGCTGACCGCCGGAGTGATGCCGCGCCTCGCGGCCGCGGTGAACTCCCTGCCCGCCGAGGCCGAGTTGCTGGTGGCGGAGGAGTACCCGGGAGCTGCGGCCCACAGCGTGCTGCTCGTACGCCCCGACGGGCACCTGGTCACCGCGTTCGCCGGGGTGTGGCCGGGCGAGCTGTACACGGCCGCCGACGCGGCGCGCGGCGGTGCCGTCGTCCACGCGCGCGTGGAGGACCGCACCGCGGACATCAATTGA
- a CDS encoding response regulator transcription factor encodes MRLLLVEDDDHVAAALSAVLAKHGFAVVHARNGEEALRALLPDDRAPKEPFGVVLLDLGLPDQDGYEVCGKIRKRTAIPVIMVTARADVRSRIHGLNLGADDYVVKPYDTGELLARIHAVSRRTTTGEDSGAIPAAALRLGRVHIELPTRRVSVDGECVQLTRKEFDLLALLAQRPGVVFRREQIISEVWRTSWEGTGRTLEVHVASLRSKLRMPALIETVRGVGYRLVAPAAL; translated from the coding sequence ATGAGACTGCTGCTCGTCGAGGACGACGACCACGTCGCCGCGGCCCTGTCCGCCGTGCTCGCCAAGCACGGCTTCGCCGTGGTGCACGCGCGCAACGGTGAGGAGGCGCTGCGGGCGCTGCTGCCCGACGACCGCGCCCCCAAGGAGCCCTTCGGGGTCGTCCTGCTCGACCTCGGGCTGCCCGACCAGGACGGCTACGAGGTCTGCGGGAAGATCCGCAAGCGCACCGCCATCCCGGTGATCATGGTCACCGCGCGCGCGGACGTCCGCTCGCGCATCCACGGCCTGAACCTCGGCGCCGACGACTACGTGGTCAAGCCCTACGACACCGGCGAGCTGCTGGCGCGCATCCACGCGGTCAGCCGCCGCACCACCACGGGCGAGGACAGCGGCGCGATCCCGGCGGCCGCCCTGCGGCTGGGGCGCGTCCACATCGAGCTGCCCACCCGCCGGGTCAGCGTCGACGGCGAGTGCGTCCAGCTCACCCGCAAGGAGTTCGACCTGCTCGCGCTGCTCGCCCAGCGGCCCGGGGTGGTCTTCCGGCGCGAGCAGATCATCAGCGAGGTGTGGCGCACCAGTTGGGAGGGCACGGGGCGCACCCTGGAAGTGCATGTCGCCTCCCTGCGCTCCAAGCTGCGGATGCCGGCCCTGATCGAGACCGTGCGCGGCGTCGGCTACCGGCTCGTCGCCCCGGCCGCGCTGTAA